From Salarias fasciatus chromosome 12, fSalaFa1.1, whole genome shotgun sequence, the proteins below share one genomic window:
- the inpp5e gene encoding phosphatidylinositol polyphosphate 5-phosphatase type IV, with the protein MTENGQDCPLHHIGSAPAKGHSVVPDTKPLKTPLVDVKTSNEHGAELKPAARSVRGEISPYQPRPPLIPRLSSKSGSVEETVRSRRLRSSQESLSDPAETGSSTDSLREDQTVTATSGFVLGAAPSTIRCHQGSATRPISAAASTGSPVFRDRGSSLSEYERRPHSQQSDPTDHWGRSAKVRLSPVQPTGPLPALEKSFASTTLRAANRIDRDCLDYNVLARTKLGERLHRNLSDSRLLDNMGSDSTSVNSMRSTYSVLNPIRPQDVRNRSFLEGGVMGNGALLGAEELDRYFPGRRVGIYITTWNMQGEKGLPTNLDDLLLPTDSEFAQDFYIIGVQEGCPDRREWEIRLQETLGPYYVMLYAASHGVLYLATFIRRDLIWFCSEVEHATVTTRIISQIKTKGAVGIAFTFFGTSFLFITSHFTSGDAKVYERILDYNKIVEALALPKGLPDTNPYRSTPSDVTTRFDQVFWFGDFNFRLSKDRADVETMLNHTAGGNMASLLDHDQLSREMKEGSIFKGFQEAQIHFLPTYKFDIGCDVYDTTSKQRTPSYTDRILFRNRQADDIKVVKYTSCSDIKTSDHRPVIGVFQVKLRPGRDNIPLGAGQFDRGLYLEGIRRRITREMKRREAMKSQSSSTICSVS; encoded by the exons ATGACTGAGAATGGTCAGGACTGCCCCCTCCACCACATTGGCAGTGCTCCTGCTAAAGGGCACTCAGTTGTTCCTGACACCAAACCACTCAAGACCCCCCTCGTCGATGTCAAAACCAGCAATGAGCATGGGGCTGAGCTTAAACCTGCTGCCAGAAGCGTGCGGGGGGAGATCAGTCCGTACCAGCCTCGTCCTCCCTTGATACCCAGGCTGTCCAGTAAAAGTGGCTCAGTAGAGGAGACTGTGAGGAGCAGGAGACTGAGGAGCAGCCAGGAGAGCCTGAGCGACCCGGCCGAGACCGGCTCCTCCACGGACTCACTCAGAGAGGACCAGACTGTTACGGCTACCAGTGGCTTTGTTCTTGGTGCTGCTCCCTCCACCATCAGGTGCCACCAAGGCTCCGCCACAAGGCccatctctgctgctgcttccacaggCTCCCCAGTCTTTCGTGACAGAGGCAGCAGTCTCTCTGAGTATGAGAGGAGGCCCCACAGCCAGCAGAGCGACCCCACCGATCACTGGGGGAGGTCCGCAAAGGTGCGCCTGTCCCCAGTGCAGCCCACGGGGCCACTGCCTGCTCTGGAGAAGAGCTTTGCATCAACCACTTTAAGGGCGGCTAATAGGATTGACAGAGATTGCTTGGATTATAACGTGCTGGCCAGAACGAAGCTCGGAGAGAGACTGCACAGGAACCTGAGCGACAGCCGGCTTCTGGATAACATGGGGTCTGATAGCACCTCTGTCAACTCCATGAGATCCACATACAGCGTGCTCAACCCCATCCGACCTCAGGATGTGCGGAACAG GAGCTTTCTAGAAGGCGGCGTGATGGGGAACGGCGCTCTGCTCGGAGCTGAGGAGCTGGATCGCTACTTCCCCGGCAGGAGAGTGGGAATCTACATCACCACGTGGAACATGCAGGGAGAAAAG GGCCTTCCAACCAATTTGGATGATCTCCTCCTTCCAACAGACTCTGAATTTGCACAGGACTTTTATATTATTGGGGTCCAGGAAGGCTGTCCTGACAG GAGGGAGTGGGAGATCCGTCTTCAGGAGACTCTGGGACCGTACTACGTCATGCTGTATGCAGCTTCGCACGGTGTCTTATATCTCGCCACGTTTATCAGAAGAGACCTGATCTGGTTTTGCTCAG AGGTGGAACACGCCACGGTCACAACCAGGATCATCTCTCAGATCAAGACCAAAGGAGCTGTGGGCATCGCCTTCACTTTTTTTGGCActtccttcctcttcatcacttccCACTTTACCT CTGGAGATGCCAAAGTTTATGAGAGAATCCTGGATTACAACAAGATCGTGGAGGCTCTGGCTCTTCCAAAGGGCCTTCCAGACACCAACCCATACCGATCCACACCAT CTGACGTGACCACAAGGTTCGATCAGGTCTTCTGGTTTGGAGATTTTAATTTCCGTCTGAGTAAAGACCGGGCCGACGTCGAAACCATGCTGAATCACACAGCCGGAGGAAACATGGCTTCTCTGCTGGACCACGACCAGCTGTCCAGGGAAATGAAGGAAG GTTCGATCTTCAAAGGCTTCCAAGAGGCACAGATCCACTTTCTCCCCACGTACAAGTTCGATATCGGCTGTGACGTCTACGACACCACGTCCAAGCAGAGAACTCCTTCATACACA GACAGGATCCTGTTCAGGAACAGGCAGGCCGACGACATCAAAGTGGTCAAGTACACCAGCTGCTCCGACATCAAGACCTCAGACCACCGGCCCGTCATCGGAGTCTTCCAGGTCAAACTCAGGCCGGGAAGAGACAA CATCCCTCTGGGGGCAGGACAGTTTGACCGAGGCCTCTACCTGGAGGGCATCCGGAGGAGGATCACcagggagatgaagaggagagaggccatgaagagCCAAAGCAGCAGCACCATCTGCTCCGTCTCCTAG
- the LOC115398352 gene encoding prostaglandin G/H synthase 1-like isoform X2, whose product MKVFSFLFLWLILLLLESSSCARESSVVNPCCYYPCQNSGVCVRFGENLFKCDCTHTGFYGDNCTVAEFGTRVRLMMKPNPTKINFFLTHFHWFWDMVNNSFLRDVFMRLVLTVRSSLIPSPPTYNSKYGYISWESYYNTSYYTRILPPVPEDCPLPMGTKGKAVLPEPRQLVKRFFRRKKFRPDPQGTNLMFAFMAQHFTHQFFKTDHETQGGFTKALGHGVDASNIYGDNLVRQHQLRLHVDGKLKYQLINGEIFPPTTEKVPVYMQYPESVPPEHRLAIGHESFGLLPGLTMYATIWLREHNRVCDILKAEHPTWDDEQLFQTTRLIVIGETIKIIIEEYVQQLSGYRLKLKFNPTLLFQERFQYSNRIALEFSHLYRWHPLMPDSFLIDGTEFTYSQFLYNTSILTHYGVEKLAEAFSLQPAGQIGGGRNSHESVLIVSEKVLEESRATRMQPFNEYRKKFNLPPYRSFSEFTDDEDMAQGLEELYGDIDALEFYPGMLLEKPPPGKIFGQSMIEMGAPFSLKGLLGNPICSPDYWKPSTFGGETGFEIVKTSTLKKLVCLNTKWCPFVDFHVPPVEEPGEQRTQSTEL is encoded by the exons ATGAAAG tgtttaGCTTCTTATTCCTTTGGCTGATCCTCTTGCTGCTGGAGAGCTCATCGTGTGCTCGTGAGTCAAGCGTTG TGAATCCTTGCTGTTACTACCCTTGTCAGaactcaggagtgtgtgtgcggtttGGAGAAAATCTCTTTAAATgcgactgcacacacactggcttCTATGGAGACAACTGCACTGTTG CGGAGTTTGGGACAAGAGTTCGTCTCATGATGAAGCCAAACCCGACGAAGATCAACTTCTTCCTTACTCATTTCCATTGGTTCTGGGACATGGTCAACAACTCTTTCCTTAGAGACGTATTCATGAGATTAGTGCTGACAG TCAGAAGTTCCCTTATTCCAAGCCCTCCGACATATAATTCCAAATATGGATACATCAGCTGGGAGTCGTACTACAACACCTCCTACTACACCCGGATCCTTCCTCCTGTACCTGAGGACTGCCCTTTGCCCATGGGCACTAAAG GGAAAGCTGTTCTCCCTGAACCCAGACAGTTGGTCAAGAGATTTTTCAGAAGAAAGAAGTTCAGACCAGACCCCCAGGGAACCAACCTGATGTTTGCCTTTATGGCTCAACACTTCACACACCAGTTTTTCAAGACAGACCATGAAACACAAGGAGGTTTCACCAAAGCTTTAGGACATGGG GTAGACGCAAGCAACATCTATGGAGACAACCTTGTGAGACAGCATCAACTTCGCCTTCATGTCGATGGAAAACTGAAATATCAG CTGATAAATGGGGAAATATTCCCTCCTACAACAGAAAAGGTCCCTGTGTACATGCAGTACCCTGAAAGTGTGCCCCCTGAGCACCGCCTGGCCATCGGCCACGAATCCTTTGGCCTCCTGCCGGGTCTCACCATGTACGCCACCATCTGGCTGAGGGAGCACAACAGAGTGTGTGACATCCTGAAGGCTGAGCATCCCACCTGGGATGATGAGCAGCTCTTCCAGACCACTCGACTCATTGTCATCG GTGAGACCATAAAGATCATCATAGAGGAGTACGTGCAGCAGCTAAGTGGCTACAGACTGAAGCTGAAGTTCAATCCAACGCTGCTTTTCCAGGAGCGTTTCCAGTACAGTAATCGCATCGCCCTGGAGTTCAGCCACCTCTACCGCTGGCACCCGCTGATGCCCGACAGCTTTCTCATTGACGGCACAGAATTCACCTACTCACAGTTTTTGTACAATACCTCCATCCTCACGCACTACGGTGTTGAGAAACTGGCGGAAGctttttctctgcagcctgcaggacaG ATTGGAGGAGGTCGCAACTCCCATGAATCAGTGCTTATTGTGTCGGAGAAGGTCCTTGAAGAGTCCAGAGCTACTCGCATGCAGCCTTTCAATGAATACAGGAAGAAGTTTAATCTGCCCCCATACAGATCTTTTTCCGAGTTCACTG ATGATGAGGACATGGCTCAAGGTTTAGAGGAGCTGTACGGAGACATAGACGCTCTGGAGTTTTACCCTGGCATGCTGCTGGAGAAGCCTCCTCCTGGAAAAATATTTGGACAGAGCATGATAGAGATGGGAGCCCCCTTCTCCCTGAAGGGCCTGCTGGGAAACCCCATTTGTTCCCCTGATTACTGGAAGCCCAGCACCTTTGGAGGAGAGACCGGCTTTGAAATCGTCAAAACGTCCACTCTGAAGAAGCTGGTGTGTCTCAACACGAAGTGGTGTCCCTTTGTTGACTTCCACGTCCCTCCTGTTGAGGAGCCTGGAGAACAGAGAACTCAGTCCACTGAGCTCTGA
- the LOC115398352 gene encoding prostaglandin G/H synthase 1-like isoform X1, with amino-acid sequence MKAVFSFLFLWLILLLLESSSCARESSVVNPCCYYPCQNSGVCVRFGENLFKCDCTHTGFYGDNCTVAEFGTRVRLMMKPNPTKINFFLTHFHWFWDMVNNSFLRDVFMRLVLTVRSSLIPSPPTYNSKYGYISWESYYNTSYYTRILPPVPEDCPLPMGTKGKAVLPEPRQLVKRFFRRKKFRPDPQGTNLMFAFMAQHFTHQFFKTDHETQGGFTKALGHGVDASNIYGDNLVRQHQLRLHVDGKLKYQLINGEIFPPTTEKVPVYMQYPESVPPEHRLAIGHESFGLLPGLTMYATIWLREHNRVCDILKAEHPTWDDEQLFQTTRLIVIGETIKIIIEEYVQQLSGYRLKLKFNPTLLFQERFQYSNRIALEFSHLYRWHPLMPDSFLIDGTEFTYSQFLYNTSILTHYGVEKLAEAFSLQPAGQIGGGRNSHESVLIVSEKVLEESRATRMQPFNEYRKKFNLPPYRSFSEFTDDEDMAQGLEELYGDIDALEFYPGMLLEKPPPGKIFGQSMIEMGAPFSLKGLLGNPICSPDYWKPSTFGGETGFEIVKTSTLKKLVCLNTKWCPFVDFHVPPVEEPGEQRTQSTEL; translated from the exons ATGAAAG cagtgtttaGCTTCTTATTCCTTTGGCTGATCCTCTTGCTGCTGGAGAGCTCATCGTGTGCTCGTGAGTCAAGCGTTG TGAATCCTTGCTGTTACTACCCTTGTCAGaactcaggagtgtgtgtgcggtttGGAGAAAATCTCTTTAAATgcgactgcacacacactggcttCTATGGAGACAACTGCACTGTTG CGGAGTTTGGGACAAGAGTTCGTCTCATGATGAAGCCAAACCCGACGAAGATCAACTTCTTCCTTACTCATTTCCATTGGTTCTGGGACATGGTCAACAACTCTTTCCTTAGAGACGTATTCATGAGATTAGTGCTGACAG TCAGAAGTTCCCTTATTCCAAGCCCTCCGACATATAATTCCAAATATGGATACATCAGCTGGGAGTCGTACTACAACACCTCCTACTACACCCGGATCCTTCCTCCTGTACCTGAGGACTGCCCTTTGCCCATGGGCACTAAAG GGAAAGCTGTTCTCCCTGAACCCAGACAGTTGGTCAAGAGATTTTTCAGAAGAAAGAAGTTCAGACCAGACCCCCAGGGAACCAACCTGATGTTTGCCTTTATGGCTCAACACTTCACACACCAGTTTTTCAAGACAGACCATGAAACACAAGGAGGTTTCACCAAAGCTTTAGGACATGGG GTAGACGCAAGCAACATCTATGGAGACAACCTTGTGAGACAGCATCAACTTCGCCTTCATGTCGATGGAAAACTGAAATATCAG CTGATAAATGGGGAAATATTCCCTCCTACAACAGAAAAGGTCCCTGTGTACATGCAGTACCCTGAAAGTGTGCCCCCTGAGCACCGCCTGGCCATCGGCCACGAATCCTTTGGCCTCCTGCCGGGTCTCACCATGTACGCCACCATCTGGCTGAGGGAGCACAACAGAGTGTGTGACATCCTGAAGGCTGAGCATCCCACCTGGGATGATGAGCAGCTCTTCCAGACCACTCGACTCATTGTCATCG GTGAGACCATAAAGATCATCATAGAGGAGTACGTGCAGCAGCTAAGTGGCTACAGACTGAAGCTGAAGTTCAATCCAACGCTGCTTTTCCAGGAGCGTTTCCAGTACAGTAATCGCATCGCCCTGGAGTTCAGCCACCTCTACCGCTGGCACCCGCTGATGCCCGACAGCTTTCTCATTGACGGCACAGAATTCACCTACTCACAGTTTTTGTACAATACCTCCATCCTCACGCACTACGGTGTTGAGAAACTGGCGGAAGctttttctctgcagcctgcaggacaG ATTGGAGGAGGTCGCAACTCCCATGAATCAGTGCTTATTGTGTCGGAGAAGGTCCTTGAAGAGTCCAGAGCTACTCGCATGCAGCCTTTCAATGAATACAGGAAGAAGTTTAATCTGCCCCCATACAGATCTTTTTCCGAGTTCACTG ATGATGAGGACATGGCTCAAGGTTTAGAGGAGCTGTACGGAGACATAGACGCTCTGGAGTTTTACCCTGGCATGCTGCTGGAGAAGCCTCCTCCTGGAAAAATATTTGGACAGAGCATGATAGAGATGGGAGCCCCCTTCTCCCTGAAGGGCCTGCTGGGAAACCCCATTTGTTCCCCTGATTACTGGAAGCCCAGCACCTTTGGAGGAGAGACCGGCTTTGAAATCGTCAAAACGTCCACTCTGAAGAAGCTGGTGTGTCTCAACACGAAGTGGTGTCCCTTTGTTGACTTCCACGTCCCTCCTGTTGAGGAGCCTGGAGAACAGAGAACTCAGTCCACTGAGCTCTGA